In a genomic window of Rhododendron vialii isolate Sample 1 chromosome 12a, ASM3025357v1:
- the LOC131310267 gene encoding mannose/glucose-specific lectin-like — protein MAMISGGPLISLGPWGGKGGEYSAYKAEGPIMQITIRHGDVIDSILFESQSSNGNVIGNPVKIGGTGGGLSSKFRIDSSVELLTSISLTYKEYYGQPIITSLSFGTNIGKKYGPFGPGSGTSVSIPIEDGFIAGFHGRGGSFLDAIGIFVAPKGNVDNEGGCISLGLEGGKEGAYWAYKADEPIMVISIRYGEAIDSILFQSRTGAKLGRSMKIGDNGGGTTKTFSIDSSVEQISSISLTYEKFYGSGEVTIISLSFETNIGNKYGPFGSRKGTSSVSIPIEGGDFAGFHGRVGVYLTAIGVLVAPKHLK, from the exons ATG GCCATGATTAGCGGTGGACCATTGATATCTTTAGGGCCATGGGGAGGGAAAGGTGGTGAATATTCGGCTTACAAGGCCGAGGGGCCGATAATGCAGATAACAATTCGTCACGGAGATGTTATCGACTCAATTTTATTCGAAAGTCAAAGTAGCAATGGCAATGTCATAGGAAACCCCGTGAAAATTGGCGGTACCGGAGGCGGTTTGTCTTCAAAG TTCCGTATCGACAGTTCAGTAGAGCTACTCACGTCCATAAGCCTGACGTACAAAGAGTACTATGGACAACCCATAATCACATCCCTCTCTTTTGGTACAAATATTGGGAAAAAATATGGGCCTTTTGGTCCGGGATCAGGTACTTCTGTGTCCATTCCAATAGAAGATGGATTCATTGCTGGATTCCATGGACGTGGTGGAAGCTTCCTTGATGCTATTGGTATATTTGTGGCACCCAAG GGAAATGTTGACAATGAAGGAGGATGCATATCTTTAGGGTTAGAGGGAGGAAAAGAAGGTGCATATTGGGCTTACAAGGCCGACGAGCCTATAATGGTGATAAGTATTCGTTATGGAGAAGCTATCGATTCAATTTTATTCCAAAGTAGAACCGGCGCTAAACTTGGACGCTCTATGAAAATTGGCGATAACGGTGGCGGTACGACTAAAACG TTCTCCATTGACAGTTCGGTAGAGCAAATCTCGTCCATAAGCCTAACATACGAAAAGTTCTATGGATCTGGAGAAGTGACAATCATATCCCTCAGTTTTGAGACAAATATTGGGAACAAATATGGGCCTTTTGGTTCGAGAAAGGGTACTTCTTCTGTGTCCATTCCAATAGAAGGTGGGGACTTCGCTGGATTCCATGGACGTGTTGGAGTCTACCTTACTGCAATTGGTGTGCTTGTAGCACCCAAGCACCTAAAGTGA